DNA sequence from the Carnobacterium funditum DSM 5970 genome:
TAGTGTATCTGACTGTCAAGCATTGGTAAAAAAAGCAATTGTAGACCGTTTAAGCGCGGTTTATCACCGTAAAACGCGATTGCCTGAAACAGGTGCTTTGTACCAACTTGAGGTAGCTTTACTAAAAGATAAAGTAACATTAACACTAGATACTACGGGATCAAGTTTATTTAAACGTGGTTACCGAATTGCAAAAGGTGGAGCACCACTAAAAGAAAATATGGCTGCAGCTTTAGTCTCTTTGACAACTTGGCGCAAAGACCGTCCGTTTTATGATCCAGTTTGTGGGTCTGGTACCATTCCAATTGAAGCTGCTTTAATTGGTCGTAATATTGCACCAGGAATCAACAGAGGTTTTGCATTTGAGAACTGGGAATGGTTTGATAAAACTATTATTGATAACGTTCGAGCTGAAGCCAAGGCTGCAATTGATCACGATGTTGAATTAGATATTATGGGCTCAGATATTGATGCTAAAATGATCGAAATAGCTAAACAAAATGCGATTGAAGCAGGTGTCGGAGACAGTATCGTCTTTAAACAAATGCAATTAAAAGATTTCACTACTGAAAAAGAGTATGGTGTTATTCTAGCTAATCCTCCTTATGGTGAACGATTAGGGGAAGAAGAAGAAATACAAGCACTCTATAAGCAAATGGGTCAAGTATACCGGCCATTAAAAACGTGGAGCAAGTATATTATAACAAGTGATTTAACGTTTGAATCTGTTTATGGTGAACGCGCTACCAAGAAACGAAAATTATATAATGGGGCCCTTAGAACAGATTTATTTCAATATTGGGGAACACGCCCACCACGTACAACTCGTAATTAAAAAAGATCCAATAAAAAAAACGAAAAAGATTAGAAAATTAATCTTTTTCGTTTTTTTGTTTGTTAAGTAGTATTTTTAATCTTTTGTTTAAGGCTTGGCGAGCAAAGTGATCAGCTTCTTTGTTTTGCGATTCTGGAATCCACTGAATAATAAAGGACGGAAATGATTTTAATTGTTCATTAATAAAAGACAAATATATATTAAACAGATTATTTTTCACATAATTGCGCTCGATGGCAGAAACAACAATTTTACTATCTGAGTAGATGACTAATGTATGATTCGTTAATTGATTTTCAATAAGATAATTCAAACCAGACGAAATAGCTTCAAATTCTGCTTGATGATTGCTTAACTCATCTTCAAGGGGGAAGGATAACTGGATATGTAGTTCGTTTCCAATGATAATAATACCAACTCCGCTAGGCCCAGGATTTGATTTAGTTGATGCGTCAGTGTACATTCTCAACATGTATTATTTTCCTTTCGGCTTCTAAATTTGTTTTTTTAAAAACATATGCTATGATAAATGCAAAATAACTATTATGAGATAGAGGATGAAAAATGAAAAAAGTGAAAACTGTATCAAAAATCCGGCTTTCTTTAGAACCGGCGTTTCAAATAATATATTGGTCCATTTGTTGGCTTACTCTTTTTTTAAGTCTGATTCTTATTTTGGAAAATCAACACCCGGTCTTTAGTTTTGTTATAGGGAGTTTTTGGTTTGTGCTTTTATACTTTGGATTTGGCTCTACTGCAACATTTTCAGAAGATAAATTAGATATTCGTTATTTTAGAGGGATAAAAAATAAAAGCTATCCACTATTATCAACCTTTACTAAGCTGTCTTTTTCAGAACATCGACTGATTAAACTAGAAGGAAAAAATGTCAAAGAACCACTGATACTCTATTTAAACAAAAAAAACAAGAAAGTTTTCATAACTTTTATTCAACAATCTATTCCAGAAATTAAGATAGAAGAAGTCAATGATAGTAGAAAAAATGAACTAAACCAAGAATAGCAAAAAACGATACCTCACTATGAGGTTATCGTTTTTTTCTTAGGGAAATAAATTATAGTTAACCATTTACTTTAAAGAAGTTCTTCAACGACAACACTTGTAGCCTGAGGGCCTCTAGTACCTTCAACGATTCTAAATGAAACATGTTGGCCTTCGGATAAAGTTTTAAAACTGTCTCCTTCAATTCCAGTAAAATGAACAAAAACATCATCTTGGTCATTGTACTCGATAAAGCCATAGCCTTTTTCGTTGCTAAACCACTTAACAATTCCTTTTTCCATCTGTCAGTCCCCCTTAATAAATTTTTCGACAAAATTTAGCCAACTTGTGCGTAAAAATAAAGAGGATACAAGAAGAAATGGCCTAATTCCATTATAAGAATGTTAACCGCTTTCGTCAACAATAGTTAACGCAATAGTTTGTATCTAACACAGACTACTATTTATTATGTTCATAATCATCATTTTTATTTTTGGTTGTCTATTATGTAATAAGAAACAAAAGAATAAAAGTAGCCTATAAAACCAAAGATTTCTAAATACATAGTTTAGTTAGAAGATGAGGAGCGTAACAGACTTCTCTCGTTGTTGTACGTATCTTTCGTTCATATCTTATTGATGAAAAATAGAACGAGTTGAAACAAACTTATAAAGCGGATGTAAGCTATGAAAACTATTTTAACTCAGCAATTAATGCAGCTAGCAAAGGAACGAAATAGCGAATTTCTGTTGAAGGTTTTTTATGGGGAGCTGGTCCAGAGCATCCTCGTTTTATGCTGGTTGGAGAGGCTCCTGGAGAAGTGGAATCGCTAAATGGCATACCGTTCACTGGCCGAGCTGGAAAAGAATGGATAAAATTTTTTGAGTTTTTAGAGATGCCACGAGAAAAAGTAGTCATCACGAGCATCTTTAGAAGTAGGCCGTTTTATGAAAGGGAAAAATTAGATAAGAAAACTGGTGAACGTTTTATCCGTAAGTGCAATCAGACACCTACCTAGAAAGAAATAGTAGCTCATGGCCCATTATTAGATTTTGAAATTAAAACGATAACTCCACCTATTATTTTAACAATGGGAAATGTAGGATTACACAGATTAATTGGCAATTAATCCAACATCATGGAAATTCATGGCCAATTATACGAAGGTCCCGTTTTAGAATTAGCTTCAATAGACTCGACTCCTTTTACTTGGACAGAGAAATATACCGTATATTTCCAATAGTTCAGCCTGCTTCTATTTTTTATAATTGAAAATGACTCGATTTAATTTATCAGGATTTAGCATGGTTTAAGCCACACATTTAAAAGAATATGAAGTAGCTGTATCTTTTGTGTTAAAATGAGGAAGATTAAAAAATGAGTGCTTACTACGGGAAAGTGGAGATTGAATATGAAAGAAATGAAAGTAATCAATTTAACGAAAACTTATGGAGAAAAAACTTTATTTGACGACATTAGCTTCTCAATTCAAACAGGAGAACGAGTTGGTTTAATTGGTGTAAATGGTACCGGTAAAAGCAACTTATTAAATGTTATCACAGGTAAAGATAGTGGTGAAAAAGGTGAAATTCAAACACCTAAAGGCTATACGATGGGGTATTTATTGCAAGAACAAGAGTTTGACGAAGAACTGACTGTTTTTGACACCATCTTTGAAGGCGATACTCCTATTTTAATTGCTTTAAGAAATTATGAGAAAGCACTTGAAAATTTAATTTTAGATCCAATGAATGAAAAGTATCAAAATGCTTACTCTAACGCAGAGCAAGGCATGAATGACCACGATGCTTGGTTAGCTGAAACGAATGCAAAGACTATCTTAAGTAAGTTAGGCGTTATTGATTTAGAGCAATCCATTGCTACATTATCTGGAGGACAAAGAAAACGAGTTGGACTAGCTCAAGTATTAATACAAGAGCCTGATTTACTAGTGTTAGATGAGCCAACAAACCACTTAGATTTTAAAACAATTACGTGGTTAGAAAATTATTTGAGTTCCTATCGAGGTGCATTATTATTAGTAACGCATGACCGTTATTTCTTAGACAGAATTGCAAATCGAATGATTGAATTGTCTCATGGGAAAGCGATTATGTACTCTGGTAACTATGAAAGTTACATTATAGCTAGAGCAGAACGTCAAGAAGCTTCCATTCGTGCAGATCATAAGAGAAAACAACTTTATACAAAAGAATTGGCATGGATGCGAACTGGAGCAAAAGCTCGTTCAACCAAACAACAAGCTCGAATTAATCGCTTCTCTGATTTAGAAGAAAATCTTCATCAATCAAATGTAGATGATTCAGTTGAAATGAATCTAGAAGGATCGCGCATTGGGAAACGTGTTTTTGATTTAAAAGATGCCTCATTAACTTTTGTGGGCCATCCTATCATCGAAAATTTTAATTTATTGATTCAAGCAAAAGACAGAATTGGTATTAGTGGTAAAAATGGTGCTGGAAAATCAACTCTATTAAATGTACTCGCTGGAAGAATAAAATTAGATTCAGGAGAACTTGTAGTTGGTGAAACAGTTAAAGTTGCTTACTACACACAAATGACTGAAGAAATGGATCCTAAAAAACGAGTCATTTCATTTTTACAAGAAGTAGGCGAAGAAGTAGAAACAACTAATGGAGAACGCATTAGTGTGACCAATTTATTAGAACAGTTTCTATTTGAGAAATCGAGTCATGGTACGTTAATAGGAAAATTATCCGGTGGAGAAAAAAGAAGATTGTATTTATTGAAATTATTAATGCAAAAACCAAATGTCTTATTAATGGATGAACCAACGAATGACTTAGACATTGCAACGCTAACGGTCTTAGAAGATTATATTGAGACCTTTCCTGGTGCTGTTATTTCTGTATCGCATGACCGTTACTTCCTTGATAAGACGACAGAAAAATTGTTAATCTTTGAAGGAGAAGGTAAAGTTATTCCTTACTTTGGAAATATTACGGATTATATAGCGGAAGAAGAAGATGAGAAGATAGAATACCAAGAAAAAAAATCTTCTGAAAAAACGATTAATAAAGATGGGGATTCTTCTTCAAAAACTATAGAAAAAGAAGATACAAAAGAAAAATTAACTTATTTAGAGCGCAAAGAATGGGATAACATGGAACAAGATTTACTTGGTTTAGACGCTGAAATTATGCGAATTCAAAAAGAAATGAGCGAAAATGGCAGTAACTCCGCTTTATTGCAAGAACTACAAGAAAAACTTTCCACCCTTGAAAAAACGGTCGAAGAGAAAATGACAAGATGGGAATACCTAAGTCAGTTTGAAAACAACTAAAGCATCCAGGAGGAATAATTTTGGAAACGGAATATTTAAATTTAGGAGAAAAAGTCATGTTAGAAGGCACATTAAAACAGGATAGGACGGGAACAGGAACAAAAAGTCTATTCGGCCATCAGATGCGCTTTGATCTTCAAAAAGGTTTTCCTTTATTAACAACCAAACGCTTGCCTTTTGGGTTAATCAAGAGTGAGTTGTTGTGGTTTATTAAAGGAGATA
Encoded proteins:
- a CDS encoding THUMP domain-containing class I SAM-dependent RNA methyltransferase; the encoded protein is MRQFKLVATAASGIEALVGKELRSMGYECEVENGKVFFNGTEEDIAKTNVWLRTADRVKIIVGEFDAFEFDELFEKTKALPWEDLLPMDANFPVAGKSIKSTLYSVSDCQALVKKAIVDRLSAVYHRKTRLPETGALYQLEVALLKDKVTLTLDTTGSSLFKRGYRIAKGGAPLKENMAAALVSLTTWRKDRPFYDPVCGSGTIPIEAALIGRNIAPGINRGFAFENWEWFDKTIIDNVRAEAKAAIDHDVELDIMGSDIDAKMIEIAKQNAIEAGVGDSIVFKQMQLKDFTTEKEYGVILANPPYGERLGEEEEIQALYKQMGQVYRPLKTWSKYIITSDLTFESVYGERATKKRKLYNGALRTDLFQYWGTRPPRTTRN
- a CDS encoding ribonuclease HI family protein gives rise to the protein MLRMYTDASTKSNPGPSGVGIIIIGNELHIQLSFPLEDELSNHQAEFEAISSGLNYLIENQLTNHTLVIYSDSKIVVSAIERNYVKNNLFNIYLSFINEQLKSFPSFIIQWIPESQNKEADHFARQALNKRLKILLNKQKNEKD
- a CDS encoding EbsA family protein produces the protein MKKVKTVSKIRLSLEPAFQIIYWSICWLTLFLSLILILENQHPVFSFVIGSFWFVLLYFGFGSTATFSEDKLDIRYFRGIKNKSYPLLSTFTKLSFSEHRLIKLEGKNVKEPLILYLNKKNKKVFITFIQQSIPEIKIEEVNDSRKNELNQE
- a CDS encoding cold-shock protein, coding for MEKGIVKWFSNEKGYGFIEYNDQDDVFVHFTGIEGDSFKTLSEGQHVSFRIVEGTRGPQATSVVVEELL
- a CDS encoding uracil-DNA glycosylase family protein, whose product is MLVGEAPGEVESLNGIPFTGRAGKEWIKFFEFLEMPREKVVITSIFRSRPFYEREKLDKKTGERFIRKCNQTPT
- a CDS encoding ABC-F family ATP-binding cassette domain-containing protein — encoded protein: MKEMKVINLTKTYGEKTLFDDISFSIQTGERVGLIGVNGTGKSNLLNVITGKDSGEKGEIQTPKGYTMGYLLQEQEFDEELTVFDTIFEGDTPILIALRNYEKALENLILDPMNEKYQNAYSNAEQGMNDHDAWLAETNAKTILSKLGVIDLEQSIATLSGGQRKRVGLAQVLIQEPDLLVLDEPTNHLDFKTITWLENYLSSYRGALLLVTHDRYFLDRIANRMIELSHGKAIMYSGNYESYIIARAERQEASIRADHKRKQLYTKELAWMRTGAKARSTKQQARINRFSDLEENLHQSNVDDSVEMNLEGSRIGKRVFDLKDASLTFVGHPIIENFNLLIQAKDRIGISGKNGAGKSTLLNVLAGRIKLDSGELVVGETVKVAYYTQMTEEMDPKKRVISFLQEVGEEVETTNGERISVTNLLEQFLFEKSSHGTLIGKLSGGEKRRLYLLKLLMQKPNVLLMDEPTNDLDIATLTVLEDYIETFPGAVISVSHDRYFLDKTTEKLLIFEGEGKVIPYFGNITDYIAEEEDEKIEYQEKKSSEKTINKDGDSSSKTIEKEDTKEKLTYLERKEWDNMEQDLLGLDAEIMRIQKEMSENGSNSALLQELQEKLSTLEKTVEEKMTRWEYLSQFENN